One genomic region from Phragmites australis chromosome 1, lpPhrAust1.1, whole genome shotgun sequence encodes:
- the LOC133927725 gene encoding transcription factor bHLH68-like encodes MMGGGEFKSSLVQQMMWSGTDIKNMMSSLMPCAEEASPKMPPLSSPSILLPQQLLQISSDLSPEVNSAPTSLASDLYAGQASNMPESWSQLLLGGLVGDHERYSAATALLSKELEEGPMPQAAAAYNFYGHGSEEIQTSGTNKSQVSQMLLASSPRSCITTCLGSNMLDFSNSAVPAAPELRNHHSDNSSEGNSIATGSAPKKARVQTSSSAQSTLKVRKERLGDRITALHQIVSPYGKTDTASVLQETIGYIRFLLSQIEALSYPYLGHGVNWNGNSMQQQQQTLLNHSTAGNGSTAEVAGQTEQLAEEHGGEGKEYLRSRGLCLVPVSCTSHLADDNGASDFWAMAAAPPPALGGIVWR; translated from the exons atgatGGGTGGAGGAGAATTCAAGAGCTCGTTGGTGCAGCAGATGATGTGGAGTGGTACAGACATCAAGAATATGATGAGTAGCTTGATGCCTTGTGCTGAGGAGGCCTCCCCCAAGATGCCTCCCTTATCTTCTCCTTCCATCCTCCTCCCCCAGCAGCTCCTTCAAATCTCTTCTGATCTTTCTCCTGAGGTGAACAGCGCTCCTACTTCTCTTGCAAGTGACCTGTATGCTGGGCAGGCGAGCAACATGCCAGAATCATGGAGCCAGCTACTTCT TGGGGGATTAGTAGGAGATCACGAGAGATACAGCGCTGCCACGGCTCTACTGTCAAAAGAATTAGAGGAGGGACCTATGCCTCAGGCTGCAGCAGCTTACAATTTCTATGGCCATGGTAGTGAGGAGATCCAGACATCGGGGACCAACAAGTCTCAGGTGAGCCAGATGCTCTTGGCATCTTCTCCTAGGTCATGCATCACCACATGCCTCGGCAGCAACATGCTGGACTTCTCAAACAGCGCGGTGCCGGCTGCACCGGAGTTGAGGAATCATCACTCCGATAACTCTTCTGAG GGTAACAGCATCGCAACTGGTTCAGCTCCCAAGAAGGCTAGGGTTCAGACCTCTTCTTCAGCACAATCTACTCTAAAG GTAAGAAAGGAGAGGCTTGGGGATAGAATAACAGCACTTCACCAGATAGTATCCCCATATGGCAAG ACTGACACTGCCTCCGTACTACAGGAAACTATTGGCTATATTAGATTCCTCCTGAGTCAAATTGAG GCTCTCAGCTACCCGTATTTGGGCCACGGCGTAAACTGGAACGGGAACTCcatgcaacagcagcagcaaact CTGCTAAACCATAGCACAGCTGGCAATGGCTCCACGGCAGAAGTAGCAGGGCAGACTGAGCAGCTG GCCGAAGAACATGGCGGCGAGGGCAAGGAGTACTTGAGGAGCCGAGGGCTGTGCCTGGTGCCGGTGTCGTGCACGTCGCACCTGGCCGACGATAACGGCGCCTCCGACTTCtgggcgatggcggcggcgcctccgcCGGCGCTCGGCGGCATCGTCTGGCGATAG
- the LOC133927279 gene encoding uncharacterized protein LOC133927279 isoform X3 encodes MEKTERELLQAPCGWVPADPWRSSLDDSQSYPAHKPEAPVWLVNSDKPDSVPHEREKAKNNGAKEIVPLLHTPLPCPLQANCQLAQVLFLKPLKCLHLQIMTSTPICSFPWLKMPTKQAWKRSITHVYMSHVIQMHLNKEKASQNQVKPEESSHIRTSRSPNGSTLHKNNAQKIVSVTPLNFYLNLLCCFFQAQDICSNYNFGVSCRFLSLSQ; translated from the exons ATGGAGAAGACCGAGAGGGAGCTCCTCCAAGCTCCCTGTGGCTGGGTGCCAGCGGATCCGTGGCGCAGCAGCTTGGATGATAGTCAAAGCTATCCAGCACACAAGCCCGAGGCACCGGTTTGGCTG GTAAATTCTGATAAACCTGATAGTGTGCCACATGAGAGGGAGAAGGCCAAGAATAACGGTGCAAAAG AAATTGTGCCTCTGCTCCATACTCCACTACCTT GCCCTCTTCAAGCAAATTGTCAGCTCGCGCAAGTGCTATTTCTCAAACCTCTAAAGTGTCTGCATCTGCAAATCATGACAAG CACTCCTATCTGCAGCTTTCCCTGGTTAAAAATGCCAACCAAGCAGGCATGGAAGAGAAGTATTACCCACGTGTATATGAGTCATGTGATCCAAATGCATTTGAACAAGGAGAAGGCGTCACAAAACCAAGTAAAACCAGAGGAAAGTTCACACATCCGCACTTCAAGGTCTCCAAACGGCTCTACCTTACACAAGAACAATGCGCAAAAGATCGTGAGCGTGACTCCTCTGAACTTCTATCTGAACCTGTTGTGTTGCTTCTTTCAG GCTCAAGATATTTGTTCCAATTACaattttggtgtttcttgtcGTTTCTTGTCCCTGTCCCAGTGA
- the LOC133927279 gene encoding uncharacterized protein LOC133927279 isoform X1: MEKTERELLQAPCGWVPADPWRSSLDDSQSYPAHKPEAPVWLVNSDKPDSVPHEREKAKNNGAKEIVPLLHTPLPCPLQANCQLAQVLFLKPLKCLHLQIMTSTPICSFPWLKMPTKQAWKRSITHVYMSHVIQMHLNKEKASQNQVKPEESSHIRTSRSPNGSTLHKNNAQKIVSVTPLNFYLNLLCCFFQVSGNFLNLPISTMALPGAQHVQYLQAVVA, translated from the exons ATGGAGAAGACCGAGAGGGAGCTCCTCCAAGCTCCCTGTGGCTGGGTGCCAGCGGATCCGTGGCGCAGCAGCTTGGATGATAGTCAAAGCTATCCAGCACACAAGCCCGAGGCACCGGTTTGGCTG GTAAATTCTGATAAACCTGATAGTGTGCCACATGAGAGGGAGAAGGCCAAGAATAACGGTGCAAAAG AAATTGTGCCTCTGCTCCATACTCCACTACCTT GCCCTCTTCAAGCAAATTGTCAGCTCGCGCAAGTGCTATTTCTCAAACCTCTAAAGTGTCTGCATCTGCAAATCATGACAAG CACTCCTATCTGCAGCTTTCCCTGGTTAAAAATGCCAACCAAGCAGGCATGGAAGAGAAGTATTACCCACGTGTATATGAGTCATGTGATCCAAATGCATTTGAACAAGGAGAAGGCGTCACAAAACCAAGTAAAACCAGAGGAAAGTTCACACATCCGCACTTCAAGGTCTCCAAACGGCTCTACCTTACACAAGAACAATGCGCAAAAGATCGTGAGCGTGACTCCTCTGAACTTCTATCTGAACCTGTTGTGTTGCTTCTTTCAGGTCAGTGGTAATTTCCTGAACTTGCCCATTTCAACAATGGCATTGCCAGGGGCGCAACATGTCCAGTATTTGCAGGCTGTGGTGGCGTAG
- the LOC133927279 gene encoding uncharacterized protein LOC133927279 isoform X4 gives MEKTERELLQAPCGWVPADPWRSSLDDSQSYPAHKPEAPVWLVNSDKPDSVPHEREKAKNNGAKEIVPLLHTPLPCPLQANCQLAQVLFLKPLKCLHLQIMTSTPICSFPWLKMPTKQAWKRSITHVYMSHVIQMHLNKEKASQNQVKPEESSHIRTSRLKIFVPITILVFLVVSCPCPSELDQ, from the exons ATGGAGAAGACCGAGAGGGAGCTCCTCCAAGCTCCCTGTGGCTGGGTGCCAGCGGATCCGTGGCGCAGCAGCTTGGATGATAGTCAAAGCTATCCAGCACACAAGCCCGAGGCACCGGTTTGGCTG GTAAATTCTGATAAACCTGATAGTGTGCCACATGAGAGGGAGAAGGCCAAGAATAACGGTGCAAAAG AAATTGTGCCTCTGCTCCATACTCCACTACCTT GCCCTCTTCAAGCAAATTGTCAGCTCGCGCAAGTGCTATTTCTCAAACCTCTAAAGTGTCTGCATCTGCAAATCATGACAAG CACTCCTATCTGCAGCTTTCCCTGGTTAAAAATGCCAACCAAGCAGGCATGGAAGAGAAGTATTACCCACGTGTATATGAGTCATGTGATCCAAATGCATTTGAACAAGGAGAAGGCGTCACAAAACCAAGTAAAACCAGAGGAAAGTTCACACATCCGCACTTCAAG GCTCAAGATATTTGTTCCAATTACaattttggtgtttcttgtcGTTTCTTGTCCCTGTCCCAGTGAACTGGATCAATGA
- the LOC133927279 gene encoding uncharacterized protein LOC133927279 isoform X5: MEKTERELLQAPCGWVPADPWRSSLDDSQSYPAHKPEAPVWLVNSDKPDSVPHEREKAKNNGAKEIVPLLHTPLPCPLQANCQLAQVLFLKPLKCLHLQIMTSTPICSFPWLKMPTKQAWKRSITHVYMSHVIQMHLNKEKASQNQVKPEESSHIRTSRSVVIS; this comes from the exons ATGGAGAAGACCGAGAGGGAGCTCCTCCAAGCTCCCTGTGGCTGGGTGCCAGCGGATCCGTGGCGCAGCAGCTTGGATGATAGTCAAAGCTATCCAGCACACAAGCCCGAGGCACCGGTTTGGCTG GTAAATTCTGATAAACCTGATAGTGTGCCACATGAGAGGGAGAAGGCCAAGAATAACGGTGCAAAAG AAATTGTGCCTCTGCTCCATACTCCACTACCTT GCCCTCTTCAAGCAAATTGTCAGCTCGCGCAAGTGCTATTTCTCAAACCTCTAAAGTGTCTGCATCTGCAAATCATGACAAG CACTCCTATCTGCAGCTTTCCCTGGTTAAAAATGCCAACCAAGCAGGCATGGAAGAGAAGTATTACCCACGTGTATATGAGTCATGTGATCCAAATGCATTTGAACAAGGAGAAGGCGTCACAAAACCAAGTAAAACCAGAGGAAAGTTCACACATCCGCACTTCAAG GTCAGTGGTAATTTCCTGA
- the LOC133927279 gene encoding uncharacterized protein LOC133927279 isoform X2 → MEKTERELLQAPCGWVPADPWRSSLDDSQSYPAHKPEAPVWLVNSDKPDSVPHEREKAKNNGAKEIVPLLHTPLPCPLQANCQLAQVLFLKPLKCLHLQIMTSFPWLKMPTKQAWKRSITHVYMSHVIQMHLNKEKASQNQVKPEESSHIRTSRSPNGSTLHKNNAQKIVSVTPLNFYLNLLCCFFQVSGNFLNLPISTMALPGAQHVQYLQAVVA, encoded by the exons ATGGAGAAGACCGAGAGGGAGCTCCTCCAAGCTCCCTGTGGCTGGGTGCCAGCGGATCCGTGGCGCAGCAGCTTGGATGATAGTCAAAGCTATCCAGCACACAAGCCCGAGGCACCGGTTTGGCTG GTAAATTCTGATAAACCTGATAGTGTGCCACATGAGAGGGAGAAGGCCAAGAATAACGGTGCAAAAG AAATTGTGCCTCTGCTCCATACTCCACTACCTT GCCCTCTTCAAGCAAATTGTCAGCTCGCGCAAGTGCTATTTCTCAAACCTCTAAAGTGTCTGCATCTGCAAATCATGACAAG CTTTCCCTGGTTAAAAATGCCAACCAAGCAGGCATGGAAGAGAAGTATTACCCACGTGTATATGAGTCATGTGATCCAAATGCATTTGAACAAGGAGAAGGCGTCACAAAACCAAGTAAAACCAGAGGAAAGTTCACACATCCGCACTTCAAGGTCTCCAAACGGCTCTACCTTACACAAGAACAATGCGCAAAAGATCGTGAGCGTGACTCCTCTGAACTTCTATCTGAACCTGTTGTGTTGCTTCTTTCAGGTCAGTGGTAATTTCCTGAACTTGCCCATTTCAACAATGGCATTGCCAGGGGCGCAACATGTCCAGTATTTGCAGGCTGTGGTGGCGTAG